The following nucleotide sequence is from Aspergillus luchuensis IFO 4308 DNA, chromosome 1, nearly complete sequence.
CGAGTCCGCGCCTACTGCAATCGCGTCGTCGCCGTTGTACATGATACTGTCGGTAATCTGGATATTGGTCCCCTCCACATCGAAGCCATCTGTGTTGAAAGGAAAGCTACCTGTCGAGGTAGCATCGATGATGGCATGGCTAACTGTAATGTCTTGTCCATGCAGCTTGACATTCCAAGCGATAGGCTTCCTGGACCTGAAGTATTTTATGGTCGCTTGGCTAGTCTTGAAGCTCATGAGATGCGGACGATTGTCGATGCCTGAACTACCCGCAGGGTTCGCATCCCACCAGGGCTGTCCATACGAGTCGATCCAGCCATTATTCACGTCTTCGGGaccagtccagtccaccTTGGGCCCTTCCAAGGTGAACCATGTAGAGCTACCGTCACTGACGATATTCTGCACTGCAGTTATATTCTGTGGCAGATGCAGATTGCCGTGCATCCGGATCTCCACATTGCTGAGGTTGGTGGCCGTGATCGGCTGGAAGACATTATAATTTACACCCTCCTCGAAGATGATAACCGAGTCAGTTGCGCATTCTGCGAAAGCCTGGGAGATGGCAGACGAGTCATCAGCCGTTCCATTTGATGCCTGATATTTAGACGGAACCACGCATTGTTGGCTTCGCGATGCTCTGCTGGAGTGTGGAACCCCGTGGACGAGtgacgaagaaagaaggaatagGAGTGATGCCTTGAAaacagacatgatgatgcgTGAGTAGACAATAACCCACTAATTAGCCAGTAGCATTCGCATACTCACCCTTACTTATATCTCAAGTTGGTGTATCGTCTCGAGGTTCAGGTCCTCAACTGCCATGCCATTAGACATGACAAGCGTTCGGAAATTTGCATGTTTCTCAAGTCCATTAACCGGGAAATTTCCTGAAGAGGCCGCAAGTAGAGTATGCGCGGGACCTGATCGGCGTATAGATCAACCAAGACAGCAGCGCATTAGGCTGGCATTGGTGGAGAAATTGTGACAGTTAGCCAAGTGTGGAGAGCTGCCCAGAGACAGCCAAGGTAGCTATCTTCCTGCTTCCCCGGACGTTCATGATGAGAGAAGTGTACGTAAAGAGCACCtaagaaaatagataaaatagacAAAGGAGTAGATTGACTGCTGATGTCAAACAAAGTGAGAGAGCTGGTATGCTGCAGGGATGCGATGGCGGCGTGCAAGTGTTTATCCGGGGTCACATGGGGGTGGAGCCGGGATTCCAGAGCGAAACTTCTCCTGTCAGTGTCATAGCTTCTTGCTAGTTAGCTACCTCTACTATCGCGTGTTGGAATATTAGTCCCATCCTACATCTACTTCACATCTACATTCCTACAAATTAGCTCTCTTCAAAATGACCGCCCCCACACCCAAGTCGGCGCTCGCAACAATGCCGACACCCAATATCCCTGCATCCGAAGCTGTCGGCCACTGCCAGAGCGTCGCAATTATCGATGCTCCACTGCAAGAAGTCTGGGATACTCTCATGGACACCTCTACCTTTCCCTCATGGAATCGATTCGTCCCTGCCGTGACTATCCGAGAGCACTCCGGATGCGAAGGGGGCGATCTCTCCCCCGTTCTCCAGGCCGGGACGAAGA
It contains:
- the pgxC gene encoding putative extracellular exo-polygalacturonase (CAZy:GH28;~COG:G;~EggNog:ENOG410PJR1;~InterPro:IPR000743,IPR012334,IPR011050;~PFAM:PF00295;~SECRETED:SignalP(1-19);~go_function: GO:0004650 - polygalacturonase activity [Evidence IEA];~go_process: GO:0005975 - carbohydrate metabolic process [Evidence IEA]) is translated as MSVFKASLLFLLSSSLVHGVPHSSRASRSQQCVVPSKYQASNGTADDSSAISQAFAECATDSVIIFEEGVNYNVFQPITATNLSNVEIRMHGNLHLPQNITAVQNIVSDGSSTWFTLEGPKVDWTGPEDVNNGWIDSYGQPWWDANPAGSSGIDNRPHLMSFKTSQATIKYFRSRKPIAWNVKLHGQDITVSHAIIDATSTGSFPFNTDGFDVEGTNIQITDSIMYNGDDAIAVGADSHDILFTRNTIGYQTHGMSIGSLGKDPTDFANISNIRFDDVTVVDGLYAARFKSWSGGTGLVKNVTWNNIRVFNVTFPIYVTQSYSDQGASRSGTVNASSAVMMEDFTWSDFSGSINTYQPGDGSCVSDPCWYNVGLPNLKHTEALIIECHTSQSCKNFVTDNIQLYPQVLEPASVICLNATAALNPDLGFTCKNGTYSPIST